The following nucleotide sequence is from Arvicola amphibius chromosome 1, mArvAmp1.2, whole genome shotgun sequence.
ACCAGGCGGTGGGCGGGGCGAGGAGTCCGgaagggggtgagggtgggagggagggttgGGTAGGGGGGAATGGGGAACCCGAGTGAGTCAGGGGGGCTAGGGCCGAGGGCAGGCAGCAATGTCTGTGGAGAAAGAGGTTCCATTCAAGTTGCCACACCCTGGCCCGAAAGTGCGGAGTAAGCAGTTTAGGAAGCCGCGGGGCCGTAGTAAGGCCCGGGCCCGGGGTGCCCAGGGCGCCCGGAGCAAGGCCCACGTCCACAGGCGATCGCAACCCGAGCCGTACTGCAAAAAGGCGCAAGTGCgagagaaagagaaggtgtgGAGCCCCTGGAATGGACTCATCGTGATTGGGAAGAGAGTGGAACTCTTGGACAGAAACCTGCAAAAGTCTAAAGTGTGGGACCCAAAGTTGGAATCTGAGAACTGGAAGCTGGAAGTCGTGGGGAAGAAGATCTCGAAAGAGAGATCGGGCCTGCATCAGGAGAAGGTGGACACGAAGCTCTTGAACAGTGTAGAAAGGACGTCACAGGCTCCAGCAAGGTTGGCGGATGATATCCCAGAGGAGATTTGGGGACAGCAGGAGGACAGACCCAAAGCTGGAGCCGTATCTAAGGGTGCAGAGATGACAGCAGAGCCTGAAGAAAGATTGAAGTCTAAGGACAAGTTGAGGACCAGTGGAGGGGACTTGAGATCCAGAGGGGATCAACTGAGGCACAATGAGGAAGTGGAGTCGAGTGGAGAGAACTTGGTGTACAAGAAAGAGAAACGGGTGTCCATGGGAGAGAAGGTggtgggcaggggagagaagCGGTCTGTTGTAGAGAAAATGGACAGTAGAGAGAAACGGGGGTCCATCAGAGAGAAGGTGTCGGACAGTGGCGAGAAGCGGGGGTCCATCAGAGAGAAGGTGTCGGACAGTGGCGAGAAGCGGGGGTCCATCAGAGAGAAGGTGTCGGACAGTGGCGAGAAGCGGGGGTCCATCAGAGAGAAGGTGTCGGACAGTGGCGAGAAGCGGGGGTCCATCAGAGAGAAGGTGTCGGACAGTGGCGAGAAGCGGGGGTCCATCAGAAAGGTGTCGGACAGTGGCGAGAAACGGGGGTCCATCAGAAAAAAGGTGTCGGATAGTGGAGAAAAACGAGGTTCCATAAGAGAGAAGGTGTCAGACAGTGGAGAGAAACGGGGGTCCATCAGAAAAAAGGCATCCGACAGTGGAGAGAAACGGGGATCCATCCGAGAAAAGGCATCCGACAGTGGAGAGAGGCGGGGGTCCTCCAAAGAGAAGGCGAAGTCAAGTGATGAGAAGCTGAGATTGAATAGAGAGAAATCAAGTTCCAGTAGAGGAGAGAAGCCGAGGACTGGTGATAAGAACCTGAGATCCACTGAAGAGAAGCTGGAGTCAAATACCGAGGAAGCACAGTCCGAtgagatggaactggaaaatacaACCGAAGAGGACATTGAAAGAGTGATAAATATTACTGGTGATGAAAATGCGGTGGAAGAGATGAGTCAGGAAATGCAAATTCCTGAAAGTCTGGAAGGCAGAGATGAAcaagaaggagcagagaaagcAGGGGAGATTGACAGTTTTGTCTTGGACAACGTGGAAGATCCCACCTATGAATCTGTTCTTATGGAAGAGAAAGACGAGATTAGAGAAGGCTCCGGGGAATCAGGTGGATGAAGACTTGAAGGCAAAGGAAATTGAAGAAGCGTTGAAAGTCAGAGAGGAGCTAGAGCAAAGCCAAACTCTGCTGACCCCGAAGTGTAGATATGAGCGAGCTTGAGACTGGAGGAGTTACTGGGCATGAGGCCAAGCCAGTATCACCAGAgtgaggaggggaaaagagggagtTGGGATCATTTTAAGGTGAAAATATTTGGGAATGAATGCTAAGAAGAAGGAAACTGGCCGCTACGTTATTGAAGAACTGTTTGAGTCTAGGGTGAACTGGATTTTGGCAGACATGTACATGCCGGGGTGTGAGATGAGGAGAATGTCAGAAAGAACAGATCATTGCAGGGCAAAGGGTGGGCACTGAGGGTTGTGGGAGAAGCAGCCAATAGGTGAGGTATCAGAAACTGACACCAAAAACGGGCTCCAGCAGGAATGAAATGGGAAGAGGAGTGGTCGAATAAAACGGTGGACCAGTGACTAGGTTTGCTGATATTTTTCTATAGTCTTTGCAAccagttttcccatctgttttGACAATCCTCTTACAAGAGCCCTATGTATCTGAACCAGACTCCCCCTCACCAGTAACTAATCCCATCTTCATAGGTTTGCTCCACCCTCGCGTCTGTTTTGAACTGCACATATTCAATGTGAAGGTGAATTCTATTTGTACTTGAATTGTCTccattcactttttctttttttctggtttttcaagacagggtttctctgtgtagccctggctgtcctggaactagctcttgtagaccaggctggcctcaaactcacagagatctgcctgcctttgcctaccGAATACTGGTAttgaagacatgtgccaccactgcctagccaatCTTTCACTTTTAGTTATTTATCAGATCAcacgactctctctctctctctctctctctctctctctctctctttctctctctctctctctgtgtgtgtgtgtgtgtgtgtgtgtgtgtgtgatggtctAGATATGTacccctagctggcctggaactatatgtagaccaggctgtccaggctggcctctcaaaTACAAAGATCtatctgtctttgccttccaacTACtagaatatttgtttcttttttgaaacagtggcTTCCTTTTAGCTCAAGCTGACATCAAAATCTCAACCTTTCTGAATGTTGGTAATACAGGTTTGTACCACTTGATTTAAGCCTTTTATATCTTATCCATAATCTACCCTCTTCCCAAGGAACCGAAAAGGCCTCAAGTATCTATTGTCAGGACTCTGttattgggctggagagttggcttagtgggtaagggcacttagtgttcttgcaaaagacctggttctattcccagcacccacatggaggctcaccacctcctcaggcaccaagcacaGATATGGTGCACAGACGAAGACGCATTAGAAAATAGAAGACTCCATTATCAAGATAGATGCTTATGTCCTGACAGTGGAGGTAGGAGAGTGGATAGGAGAGGAAGAATCTTCCACCAAGCCTAgcgtggtggtgtacacctttaattccagaactcaggaggcagatctcttagttctaggccagcctggtctacagagtgagttctaggacagccagaactacacagagagaccctgtctcttaaaCTTTTTTCACCCCCATTTCTcctctggttattttttaaaagcacaatttCCAAATATAAATTGCATATTATAAGTGTTATAAGCATATGATAGCCTCATGTCTTTTGTCATTGTTGCTATTGgtggtggtgtgagtgtgtgcatgtgtgtgtgtgtatgtgtagatgtag
It contains:
- the LOC119820712 gene encoding titin homolog isoform X1, which encodes MSVEKEVPFKLPHPGPKVRSKQFRKPRGRSKARARGAQGARSKAHVHRRSQPEPYCKKAQVREKEKVWSPWNGLIVIGKRVELLDRNLQKSKVWDPKLESENWKLEVVGKKISKERSGLHQEKVDTKLLNSVERTSQAPARLADDIPEEIWGQQEDRPKAGAVSKGAEMTAEPEERLKSKDKLRTSGGDLRSRGDQLRHNEEVESSGENLVYKKEKRVSMGEKVVGRGEKRSVVEKMDSREKRGSIREKVSDSGEKRGSIREKVSDSGEKRGSIREKVSDSGEKRGSIREKVSDSGEKRGSIRKVSDSGEKRGSIRKKVSDSGEKRGSIREKVSDSGEKRGSIRKKASDSGEKRGSIREKASDSGERRGSSKEKAKSSDEKLRLNREKSSSSRGEKPRTGDKNLRSTEEKLESNTEEAQSDEMELENTTEEDIERVINITGDENAVEEMSQEMQIPESLEGRDEQEGAEKAGEIDSFVLDNVEDPTYESVLMEEKDEIREGSGESGG
- the LOC119820712 gene encoding titin homolog isoform X2, which produces MSVEKEVPFKLPHPGPKVRSKQFRKPRGRSKARARGAQGARSKAHVHRRSQPEPYCKKAQVREKEKVWSPWNGLIVIGKRVELLDRNLQKSKVWDPKLESENWKLEVVGKKISKERSGLHQEKVDTKLLNSVERTSQAPARLADDIPEEIWGQQEDRPKAGAVSKGAEMTAEPEERLKSKDKLRTSGGDLRSRGDQLRHNEEVESSGENLVYKKEKRVSMGEKVVGRGEKRSVVEKMDSREKRGSIREKVSDSGEKRGSIREKVSDSGEKRGSIREKVSDSGEKRGSIREKVSDSGEKRGSIRKVSDSGEKRGSIRKKVSDSGEKRGSIREKVSDSGEKRGSIRKKASDSGEKRGSIREKASDSGERRGSSKEKAKSSDEKLRLNREKSSSSRGEKPRTGDKNLRSTEEKLESNTEEAQSDEMELENTTEEDIERVINITGDENAVEEMSQEMQIPESLEGRDEQEGAEKAGEIDSFVLDNVEDPTYESVLMEEKDEIREGSGESGG